From Mauremys reevesii isolate NIE-2019 linkage group 10, ASM1616193v1, whole genome shotgun sequence, the proteins below share one genomic window:
- the LOC120372782 gene encoding C-C chemokine receptor type 6-like: protein MISHNMTWIRYPSHSVDPSIGIEDLIVSQNVISRFMHCYIAFFVPTGLIAGTLILTIFIKNYLRQRELKNLDIFLFDFTISNIVMIFFSFTVITRPDYLMATQLGCGALSFFFNVSYFNSQYLLILMLLDGNLLSKKASTVLMTKATQSPMLCVGFVLICAFCISLVVVALLGTDNYHKETNCQLDPLFAWPEYEIVKFSFGFGIPLFFQILCFILFFLKKAQPEAPTLRQYLAVLTITITMFVCHLFYNIMILSRTTLKIHKSIGTPKNELMMNIAEIVLFSENCISLIFILCLHKPCRDGILEILMNLTKVCRKDTTNNQSS, encoded by the coding sequence ATGATTTCTCACAACATGACATGGATAAGATATCCAAGCCATAGCGTCGACCCATCTATTGGAATAGAAGACCTCATAGTTTCTCAAAATGTCATATCAAGATTTATGCACTGCTACATTGCCTTCTTTGTACCAACAGGTTTAATAGCCGGGACATTGATCCTGACCATCTTCATTAAGAACTATTTGCGGCAGAGAGAATTGAAAAACTTAGACATATTTCTTTTTGATTTCACCATCAGCAACATTGTAATGATATTTTTTTCATTCACTGTCATAACTAGACCTGACTATTTAATGGCAACCCAGTTAGGCTGTGGTGCTCTGTCGTTTTTTTTCAATGTGAGTTATTTCAATTCTCAGTATCTTCTGATTTTGATGCTTCTTGATGGGAATCTATTGAGTAAAAAAGCAAGTACTGTTTTGATGACCAAAGCAACTCAAAGTCCAATGTTATGTGTTGGATTTGTTCTAATATGTGCCTTCTGCATATCACTGGTAGTGGTGGCATTGCTAGGCACAGATAACTACCACAAAGAAACAAACTGCCAGTTAGACCCATTATTCGCATGGCCTGAATACGAGATTGTTAAATTCAGCTTTGGGTTTGGAATTCCATTGTTTTTCCAGATACTctgttttattctattttttcttaaaaaagcaCAACCAGAAGCTCCAACCCTGAGACAGTATCTGGCTGTGCTGACTATAACCATAACAATGTTTGTATGCCATCTGTTTTACAACATTATGATTCTCTCCAGGACCACATTAAAGATACACAAAAGTATAGGAACTCCCAAGAATGAGCTAATGATGAATATTGCAGAGATAGTGTTGTTTAGTGAGAACTGCATTAGTTTGATATTCATACTTTGTCTTCATAAACCATGCCGGGATGGAATACTGGAAATCCTAATGAATCTCACAAAAGTTTGCAGAAAAGATACTACCAACAATCAATCATCATGA
- the GPER1 gene encoding G-protein coupled estrogen receptor 1 gives MESYTGAVSPFICNGTSFELNGSHLCNESMSSILADKSEEHQQYIIGLFLSCLYTIFLFPIGFVGNILILVVNISFREKMTIPDLYFINLAVADLILVADSLIEVFNLDEKYYDITIICTFMSLFLQINMYSSIFFLTWMSFDRYIALAKVMRSNIFRTMQHARLSCGLIWMASISAALVPFTAVHLQHTGEVYFCFADVEEIQWLEITLGFIIPFVIIGLCYSLIVRVLIKAHKHKSLRLRRQKALRMIFVVVLVFFICWLPENVFISVQLLQEKGKTLSSGNQSFRHDYPLTGHIVNLAAFSNSCLNPLIYSFLGETFRDKLRLYVEQKTKMSTFSRFCHAALKSVIPDSNEQSEV, from the coding sequence ATGGAATCTtacacaggagcagtatcaccaTTTATTTGTAACGGCACATCTTTTGAACTAAATGGATCACATTTATGTAATGAAAGCATGTCTTCTATCTTGGCTGATAAATCAGAAGAACACCAACAATACATTATTGGGCTTTTCTTATCATGCCTTTACACTATTTTCCTTTTCCCTATTGGCTTTGTGGGAAACATTCTGATTTTAGTTGTGAACATAAGTTTTCGGGAAAAGATGACTATTCCTGACCTGTACTTCATAAATCTTGCAGTAGCTGATTTGATTTTAGTTGCTGACTCCCTCATTGAGGTTTTTAATCTTGACGAAAAGTATTATGACATCACTATAATTTGCACTTTCATGTCTCTGTTCCTTCAGATCAACATGTATAGCAGCATTTTCTTTTTGACATGGATGAGTTTTGACAGATATATAGCACTTGCAAAAGTAATGAGGTCCAATATATTTCGGACTATGCAGCATGCTAGATTAAGCTGTGGCCTCATATGGATGGCATCTATCTCTGCAGCACTAGTGCCATTTACAGCTGTACATTTGCAGCACACTGGAGAGGTCTACTTTTGTTTTGCAGATGTAGAAGAAATCCAGTGGTTAGAAATAACCTTGGGGTTTATAATCCCCTTTGTGATCATTGGTCTTTGTTACTCATTAATTGTTCGAGTTCTTATAAAAGCACACAAACACAAGAGTCTTCGACTACGGCGCCAAAAGGCTCTTCGAATGATTTTTGTAGTCGTCCTGGTTTTCTTTATCTGCTGGCTACCTGAAAATGTCTTCATTAGTGTTCAGCTTCTTCAAGAGAAAGGAAAGACACTCTCTTCAGGCAACCAATCTTTTCGGCATGATTATCCCCTCACAGGACATATTGTAAACCTAGCAGCCTTTTCTAACAGTTGTTTGAACCCTCTGATTTACAGTTTTCTAGGTGAAACTTTTAGAGACAAATTACGGTTGTATGTTGAACAGAAAACTAAAATGTCAACATTCAGTCGTTTTTGTCATGCTGCCCTAAAGTCAGTCATTCCTGACAGCAACGAGCAATCCGAAGTTTAA